Proteins from a genomic interval of Tiliqua scincoides isolate rTilSci1 chromosome 11, rTilSci1.hap2, whole genome shotgun sequence:
- the NKX6-3 gene encoding homeobox protein Nkx-6.3, producing MDSTLQGPFLLNNQPLPSFPEVKAPMCQYSMQNSFYKLSPPGLSAQLAAGTPHGISDILSRPVAPPNGSLLSGYSPVGGFNGLGTQSLYYGSQVGNYSKAGSEYVARGRSCWGETGQEWHGGRPCGNPAGHVGESLHKKKHTRPTFTGHQIFALEKTFEQTKYLAGPERARLAYSLGMSESQVKVWFQNRRTKWRKKSALEPSSSSPRAGAGLGERSVSDEDDEYNKPLDPDSDDEKIRLLLRKHRAAFAVLGLSSHSG from the exons ATGGACTCCACTCTGCAGGGACCATTCCTCCTCAACAACCAACCACTGCCCTCCTTCCCAGAGGTGAAGGCCCCCATGTGCCAGTATTCCATGCAAAACTCCTTCTACAAGCTCAGCCCGCCAGGGCTCAGTGCCCAGCTGGCTGCTGGCACCCCGCATGGCATCAGCGACATTCTCAGCAGGCCGGTGGCCCCCCCAAATGGCAGCCTCCTCTCCGGCTACTCTCCAGTCGGTGGATTCAACGGACTGGGCACCCAGAGTCTTTACTATGGTTCCCAGGTGGGAAACTACTCCAAGGCGGGGAGCGAATATGTGGCCCGAGGcagaagctgctggggagagaCAGGGCAGGAGTGGCACGGAGGTCGGCCATGTGGCAACC CTGCAGGGCATGTGGGCGAAAGTCTCCACAAGAAGAAACACACACGGCCGACCTTCACAGGCCACCAGATCTTTGCACTGGAGAAAACCTTTGAGCAGACCAAGTACTTGGCAGGGCCGGAGAGAGCGCGCTTGGCATATTCCCTGGGCATGAGCGAATCCCAGGTGAAG GTGTGGTTCCAGAACCGGCGCACCAAGTGGAGAAAGAAGAGTGCGCTGGAGCCATCGTCGTCCTCTCCCCGAGCAGGGGCTGGCCTAGGCGAGCGCTCCGTCTCCGACGAAGATGACGAGTACAACAAGCCCCTGGACCCAGACTCGGACGACGAGAAGATCCGTCTCCTGCTACGCAAGCATCGGGCTGCTTTTGCGGTCCTCGGCCTGAGCTCCCACAGTGGCTga